ATACAAAGCTAAAGCAACGGGATGGGATTTGGGAACTGTTTCCCCTCCTATCCAAGAATTCGTTGATAGCATTCAAGATAAAAATAGTGCTATTTTGATTCCAGGTGGCGGAAATTCGTATGAAGCAGAATACCTGTTGCAACAAGGATTTACCAATATTACCGTGATTGATATTGCGCCTACCTTGATTGCTGTTTTGAAACAAAAATTTGACAATCATCCCAATATCAACATCATTTTAGGAGACTTTTTTGAACACCAAGGACAATATGATTGGATCATTGAACAAACTTTTTTCTGTGCGCTTCCGCTAACGATGCGTCCCAATTACGTTTGGAAAATGCACCAGCTATTAGCTCCTAAAGGGAAAATAGCAGGATTACTTTTCAATCGAGAATTTGAAGAAGGTCCTCCTTTTGGTGGTAACAAAGCCGAGTATACTAATTTATTCTCAGGAGCGTTCACTATCAACAAAATGGAAGTCTGTACCAATTCGGTTGCACCAAGAGCCAATTCCGAATTGTTCATTGAATTAGAAAAAAACACTGCAGCCGAAGTTCATTTATACACCTTTGAAGGCATAACCTGTATTGGTTGTAAAGCGACTGTTTCTGAAAAATTAGCCGAAATAGACAGGGTAATGAATGTCAATATGAATACTAATTTCACAGAGGTAATTATCGCTAGCGAAAAAGAAGTCGCTCTGCAAAAATTACAAGAGACCGTTTCTTATGACGAAAAATACAAAATCATAAAAGCCAATTAGTAGCTTATGAAAAATTTACTTTTAACCAATTGGCATCTAATGCGTTGGGTTCGTTTGGCTTTCGCTATTTTCCTTTTCATTCAAGCCTATATATTGAGAGAATGGGGATTTGTGGCTTTTGGAGCCTTTTTCTTATTTCAAGTGATTTTTAATATGGGTTGCGGACCAAATGGTTGTGCTGTACCCAATTCTAAAAAATAAATTATGGGAAACTTTAATCAAATCATACAATCAGACCAAACCGTTTTAGTAGACTTTTTTGCTACATGGTGTGGACCTTGCCAAATGTTAGCGCCCATTTTAAAAGACGTAAAAACCAATCTAGGCGAACGCATTTCCATTATTAAAATTGATGTGGATAAAAATCAAGCTGTTGCAGCTCAATATCAAGTGCGTGGCGTGCCTACGATGATTCTATTCCAAAACGGTAAACAACTATGGAGACAATCAGGAGTGATTTCAAAAGAGGAAATTATCAAAATCATTGTAGAAAAAAGTAATCCTTGACTACCCCTACTTCAAATAGGCTTACATTCTATTTTATTATTTCTAATGCAATAATTAATATATTTGAAAATGATATAGTAAAAACGCAACTTCACTTATAAAGCCTATTATAAATAAATCACCGATAGTTTTAGCTCATATAAACAAGATAGCGATAATTTAAAAATAAAATTTTAGACAAAAATGAAGATATACAGTAAGTCACACTTCAAAAACGAAAAAACAGACCGAAACTATTTTGAAAATTGGGTATCACAATTAGAAAAAAATAACGGTAGGAAATATGAGCGATATGAAATCGAAACTTCAATTGGCAAAACAATTGTTTGGGGTTTATATACAAACGAAGAATATTCAGACACATTAGTCATTTTCCCAGGAGCTAGAACTACTTCATTGATTTGGGACTTTGATAGAGGTCTTGACCACTTAAATCATAAAATGAGAATTTTTATGGTCGAAACTAATGGACTTCCCAATTTAAGTGATGGTGATACTCCGGACATTAGATCATTAGATTACGGTATTTGGGCAACGGAAGTTTTTGACAGATTAAATATAGATAATGCTTTTATTGCTGGAGCTTCATTTGGTGGATTAATTTGTATGAAATTTGGAATAGTAAGTCCAGAAAGAATAAAGGCAGCATTTTTACTAAACCCTGGTTGCTTACAACCTTTTTCTTTGACCTTAAAAAATCTCTATTATAATCTTCTACCCATCCTAAAACCAACTTCCCAAAATGTATTAAAATTTCTTGAAAAAGCTATTTTTTCAAAACCTAATCATAAGCTATCTGAGTTTTCAGAAAAAATGCTTGTAGACTATGAAGTATTCGCAATAAGTCGTTTCAAGGATAAGACTCAAAAACCTTATTACATGAATAGTGAACTAGAAAAAGTTAAAATAGAAACATTTTTACTTGTTGGAGATAAAGACCTTTTATTTCCATATCAAAAATCTGTTAATAATGCCAAAAGACAGATAAAGACATTGAAAGAAGTAAAGATTTACAAAAAGGTTGGACATGGGATTGAGACCTACGACAAGGCGATGAACTATATTGGTGAAATAATTAATAACTATGATCAATAGAGTTTTCAATAGTCTCGCTAACGAGCAAAATAAAATTCAGCCAAACAAAAACTACTCAAAGTCAACAACTTAAGTATTTTCTACTAATTTAAAAAAACTACACTCTCCGCTTCAACTCCACAGCATCAATATCGCTATGCGAAGCATCATAGATTGATTTTCCTTCTTTAATCAAAAGCAATTGCGGTGATTGATGGTACACCTCAAAACGAGTCGCAATCTCATTCGAGATATCTCTGTGATTTAGTAAGTCTAAAAAATACGGAGTGACACTGCCTTCCAAATCAAATTCATTCTCAAATTGTTTCAACGCCATGCGACTTATACTACAACGCGTGCTATGTTTAAAAATCACAACCGGTTGTTCATAAGAAAGATCCATTATTTCGTTCAACTGACCTAAATCAGTCAATTCGATCCAGTTGATTTTGGATGCATTGCTATTATTATTTTCTGAATCTCCAAAAATAGATTTGAATAAAGTCATTTTGTCGTTTTTTAAGTCATTTTGTCGGCTGTAATCCCTTGATATACGTCAAATTGACGTAAATTTAAGAGTGGAATAACAATTGACGATTTTGATGCGAAGTTAGTTATTTAACCCTAAATAATAATTTAAAAAAAAGACAAAAATGAACATCAATAAATTTACTACCAAATCGCAAGAGGCCATCCAACTTTCGCAACAAATTGCGCAAGGATTAGGGCAACAACAAATCGAAAATGAACACCTATTCAAAGCACTTTTAGAAGTCGATGAAAATGTGACTCCTTTTTTATTAAAAAAATTGAATGTGAATGTGTCGCTTTTCAAACAAATCTTGGAAAGTACCATTCAAAGTTTCCCAAAAGTGTCGGGTGGCGATATTATGTTATCAAGAACAGCTAACTCCACTTTGAACGAAGCCGAAATTTTAGCCGGAAAAATGAACGACGAATTCGTTTCGGTAGAACATTTGGTACTCGCTATTTTTGGTTCCAAAAGTAAAATCGCTCAAAGCTTAAAAGACCAAGGCGTAACCGAAAAAGGACTAAAAGCCGCCATTGACGAAATGAGAAAGGGCGAAAGAGTAACCTCTGCCTCTGCCGAGGAAACCTACAATGCTTTAAATAAATACGCCAAAAACCTGAACGATTTGGCTCGAAGTGGCAAGCTCGATCCTGTTATTGGTCGTGATGAAGAAATTCGTCGTGTGCTTCAAATTTTAACCCGTAGAACCAAAAACAATCCAATGCTAGTGGGCGAACCAGGCGTGGGTAAAACTGCCATTGCCGAAGGTTTAGCGCACCGAATTGTAGATGGCGATGTACCGGATAACTTGAAAGACAAAATCGTCTTCTCTCTCGATATGGGCGCCTTGATTGCGGGTGCTAAATACAAAGGCGAATTTGAAGAACGTTTGAAATCAGTGGTGAAAGAAGTGACTGCTGCCGAAGGGGATATTGTCCTTTTCATTGACGAAATTCACACTTTAGTGGGAGCTGGCGGTGGCGAAGGGGCTATGGATGCAGCAAATATTTTGAAACCCGCTTTGGCACGTGGCGAATTGCGCGCGATTGGGGCAACGACTTTGGACGAATACCAAAAATATTTTGAAAAAGATAAAGCGTTAGAAAGACGTTTCCAAAAAGTAATTGTAGAAGAACCAGATACCGAAAGTGCGATTTCGATCTTACGTGGAATCAAAGAAAAATACGAAACGCACCATAAAGTGCAAATCAAAGATGAGGCAATCATTGCAGCGGTCGAATTATCGCAACGCTATATTACCAACCGTTTTTTACCAGACAAAGCGATTGATTTAATGGACGAAGCGGCTTCTAAATTGCGTATGGAAATCAATTCAAAACCCGAAGAATTAGATGTTTTGGATCGAAAAATCATGCAATTAGAAATCGAAATTGAAGCTATCAAACGCGAAAAAGACGAAAGTAAGCTGAAAGTTTTGGGCATGGATTTGGCCAATTTAAAAGAAGACCGCAACGAGATTTATGCCAAATGGAAATCTGAAAAAGATGTGGTAGACAATATTCAAGCGGTAAAAACCGAAATTGAAGATTTCAAATACGAAGCCGAACGTGCCGAACGTGATGGCGACTACGGAAAAGTAGCCGAAATTCGTTACGGAAAAATCAAAGAGGCCCAAGAACGCTTGGATGTATTGGTGAAACAATTGCAAGAAAATCAATCGGGAACTTCCTTAATAAAAGAAGTCGTTACCCGCGAAGATATTGCCGAAGTCGTAGCCAAATGGACTGGAATTCCGGTGATGAAAATGCTGCAAGGCGAAAGAGAAAAACTCTTGCATTTGGAAGCCGAATTACATAAACGTGTGGTGGGTCAAGAAGAAGCCATTGAAGCGGTAAGTGATGCGGTGCGAAGAAGTCGCGCTGGTTTACAAGACATGAAAAAACCTGTGGGTACTTTTCTTTTCTTGGGAACAACGGGGGTGGGAAAAACCGAATTGGCAAAAGCACTTGCGGAATATTTATTTGACGATGAAAATGCCATGACCCGAATTGACATGAGCGAATACCAAGAACGCCACTCGGTAAGTCGTTTGGTAGGAGCGCCTCCAGGATATGTAGGCTATGACGAAGGCGGACAGTTAACCGAAGCTGTGCGCAGAAAACCCTACTCTGTGATCTTGTTGGACGAAATTGAAAAAGCGCATCCAGATACGTTTAACATCTTGTTACAAGTCTTGGACGAAGGACGTTTGACCGATAACAAAGGACGTCTCGCCGACTTCAAAAACACGATTATCATCATGACGTCGAATATGGGTAGCCAAATCATTCAAGACACTTTTGACAACTTGAAAGGAAGTGTCGAAGGAGCTACAGAATCTGCTAAAGTGGAAGTCTTGGGTTTATTGAAACAAACGGTGCGACCTGAATTCATCAATCGTATTGACGAAATTGTAATGTTTACGCCTTTGACTCCAGCTAATATTGCACAAATCGTAGGCTTACAATTGAAATCGGTAACCAAAATGTTAGCGCAACAAGGTATTACCATGGATGCGACTCCAGAAGCGATTGACTATTTGTCGCAAAAAGGCTATGATCCACAATTCGGAGCTAGACCCGTGAAGCGTGTGATTCAAAGAGAAGTATTGAACCAATTGTCTAAAGAAATTTTGGCAGGAGCCATCAAAACTGAAAGTATTATTCTTTTGGATGCTTTTGATGGACAATTGGTCTTTAGAAATCAAGCCGAATTGGTTTCTTAATTTAACAAAAAAGCGAAAAAAAATAATTTTTTTTCGCTTTTTTATATTGGGTTAATGGAATAACCTTTATATATTTGTCAACACATAAAAAGATTATGATAACGAATACAAACAA
This sequence is a window from Flavobacterium ammoniigenes. Protein-coding genes within it:
- a CDS encoding methyltransferase domain-containing protein; this translates as MEDLKCCVTSCEKPLDQDYWDAQYKAKATGWDLGTVSPPIQEFVDSIQDKNSAILIPGGGNSYEAEYLLQQGFTNITVIDIAPTLIAVLKQKFDNHPNINIILGDFFEHQGQYDWIIEQTFFCALPLTMRPNYVWKMHQLLAPKGKIAGLLFNREFEEGPPFGGNKAEYTNLFSGAFTINKMEVCTNSVAPRANSELFIELEKNTAAEVHLYTFEGITCIGCKATVSEKLAEIDRVMNVNMNTNFTEVIIASEKEVALQKLQETVSYDEKYKIIKAN
- the trxA gene encoding thioredoxin, whose protein sequence is MGNFNQIIQSDQTVLVDFFATWCGPCQMLAPILKDVKTNLGERISIIKIDVDKNQAVAAQYQVRGVPTMILFQNGKQLWRQSGVISKEEIIKIIVEKSNP
- a CDS encoding serine aminopeptidase domain-containing protein; translation: MKIYSKSHFKNEKTDRNYFENWVSQLEKNNGRKYERYEIETSIGKTIVWGLYTNEEYSDTLVIFPGARTTSLIWDFDRGLDHLNHKMRIFMVETNGLPNLSDGDTPDIRSLDYGIWATEVFDRLNIDNAFIAGASFGGLICMKFGIVSPERIKAAFLLNPGCLQPFSLTLKNLYYNLLPILKPTSQNVLKFLEKAIFSKPNHKLSEFSEKMLVDYEVFAISRFKDKTQKPYYMNSELEKVKIETFLLVGDKDLLFPYQKSVNNAKRQIKTLKEVKIYKKVGHGIETYDKAMNYIGEIINNYDQ
- the ytxJ gene encoding bacillithiol system redox-active protein YtxJ — its product is MTLFKSIFGDSENNNSNASKINWIELTDLGQLNEIMDLSYEQPVVIFKHSTRCSISRMALKQFENEFDLEGSVTPYFLDLLNHRDISNEIATRFEVYHQSPQLLLIKEGKSIYDASHSDIDAVELKRRV
- the clpB gene encoding ATP-dependent chaperone ClpB; its protein translation is MNINKFTTKSQEAIQLSQQIAQGLGQQQIENEHLFKALLEVDENVTPFLLKKLNVNVSLFKQILESTIQSFPKVSGGDIMLSRTANSTLNEAEILAGKMNDEFVSVEHLVLAIFGSKSKIAQSLKDQGVTEKGLKAAIDEMRKGERVTSASAEETYNALNKYAKNLNDLARSGKLDPVIGRDEEIRRVLQILTRRTKNNPMLVGEPGVGKTAIAEGLAHRIVDGDVPDNLKDKIVFSLDMGALIAGAKYKGEFEERLKSVVKEVTAAEGDIVLFIDEIHTLVGAGGGEGAMDAANILKPALARGELRAIGATTLDEYQKYFEKDKALERRFQKVIVEEPDTESAISILRGIKEKYETHHKVQIKDEAIIAAVELSQRYITNRFLPDKAIDLMDEAASKLRMEINSKPEELDVLDRKIMQLEIEIEAIKREKDESKLKVLGMDLANLKEDRNEIYAKWKSEKDVVDNIQAVKTEIEDFKYEAERAERDGDYGKVAEIRYGKIKEAQERLDVLVKQLQENQSGTSLIKEVVTREDIAEVVAKWTGIPVMKMLQGEREKLLHLEAELHKRVVGQEEAIEAVSDAVRRSRAGLQDMKKPVGTFLFLGTTGVGKTELAKALAEYLFDDENAMTRIDMSEYQERHSVSRLVGAPPGYVGYDEGGQLTEAVRRKPYSVILLDEIEKAHPDTFNILLQVLDEGRLTDNKGRLADFKNTIIIMTSNMGSQIIQDTFDNLKGSVEGATESAKVEVLGLLKQTVRPEFINRIDEIVMFTPLTPANIAQIVGLQLKSVTKMLAQQGITMDATPEAIDYLSQKGYDPQFGARPVKRVIQREVLNQLSKEILAGAIKTESIILLDAFDGQLVFRNQAELVS